The genomic segment AACAGATTGTGCTGCATCTACTCGTCCCGGCTGAGGAAACTGAGCCGATCATGGACCGGTTCGAGGAACGCTACGCCGACCTCGAAGGCTTTCACGTGATCCTCTCCCCCGTCGAAGCCGTCCTGCCCCGCCCCGAAGCGGTGAATGGCGATGAGGACGAGGAGGAGGAGTCCCTCAACGGTGAATCCGAAGCCACGCTGGGTGAGAAACAGCGAATCAGTCGCGAGGAACTGTATACGAATGTGGTCGAGGACCTCGGCGTCACTTCTGTTTTTCTGGCCATGACATTTCTCTCAGCCATCGTGGCCGCCGTGGGACTGATTCGCGACGACGTGGCGGTGATCATTGGGGCGATGGTGATTGCACCGTTGCTGACGCCAAATGTTGCTCTGTCACTGGCGACAACATTGGGAGATTGGAAGTTGATGCGGCGGGCATTCGTCGCGAATGTGAGTGGCGTCGTCGTGGCGTTTGTGGTGGCTGTGATCATCGGACTCATTTTCGGAGTCGATCCAGACAATAAAGCCATCGCCGCACGGACGAATGTGAATCTGGGAGACATCCTCTTAGCATTGGCCGCCGGGGCTGCTGGGACATTGGCATTTACCCGTGGACTTTCAGGTGCGGTCATCGGCGTGATGGTTGCGGTGGCACTGATGCCGCCGCTTGTTGCGTGCGGCATGCTGATTGGTTCCGGCCAGTATCGTCTCGCAAGCGGTGCGATGTTATTAACCGTAGCAAACGTGATCTCGGTAAATTTGGCCGGCGTCGGCACATTTTTGATCCAAGGGGTCCGACCGCGGAGTTGGTGGGAAGCCAAGCGTGCCAAAACAGCGACACGGCGGGCGATTGCCGTCTGGATTGTGCTGCTAATTGCCCTGGCGTTGTTGTTTTGGTTCAGACGGTAAGCCCGGCGGGAATTGTTGTAGTGTTGCGTGACAGGAAAACGTAGATTATAGATCATTCAACGCGGGAACTGGGCGACGAATTGGACGATCGTTACTGCTAGCGGTCATCAAAATGGCATTGAGCCATCGCTACGACATAGGTAGGTCGTGATTCCCAGATAAGACTCACCGATTCATAGGCGTTCACCATGGCGATCGATATTACTTGCCCCGATTGTTTTCAAACGTATCGCGTCAAGGACGAACTTGAAGGGCGGCGGGTGCGTTGTCAAGAATGCGGAGCGGGGATTGATGTGGAAGTTGAAGAGGACTTAGAAGAGTTGGCCCCCTTGACGACGAAAAAAGTGCGCCCGCGGAAAAAGGCTGCTCAGTCGCGATCGCCCAAACCGGCGGCCGCACCGATGTCACAATCGACCAAAATCCTGCTCGGATCGGGAGCCACTGCGTTTCTTATCATGGCTGTGATTGGTGGATTGGTTTTCCTGGCTTGGAAGAGTGATGAATTCGGGGGAAATGAGGATCCCTACAATCTAGCTGCCGTGACGATCCCCGATTTTCCGGACCCGGAATTGAAAACAGTTGGTGAAGATTCATTCCAAATCGCCAAACTCCAACTCAAAAGCAATTGGGGCGGCCCGGGAACGGCGATGCAGTTGTGGCTGTACTTGCCGGTGGGAGAGCATGCGGACAAATCGCTGCCGTGCGTGTTAATAGCGCCTGCGGGAACTAATTTACTCAGGGGAAGCAATGTGGGCGAAGGTTCGGCGCCGGAACACATCCCCTATGTTGAGGCGGGATTTGCGGTCGTCGCCTACTCCTTGGATGGAAATATCGACGACCCTGAAAATGCGGACGGCTCCGACTTGGGCGATGCTTACGACGAATTTGTGTTGGCACGGGCCGGGCTCGTGAATGCGCGGAATGCCTTGGAGTTTGCACTCACCAAGGTCCCCGCGGTCGATCCTCGGCGAATTTTCACCGCTGGGCACAGTTCGGCCGGCACGTTGGCATTATTGTTTGCAGAACATGAACCGCGTTTGTGCGGTTGTGTTGCCTATGCTCCCGGATCAGACTTTACGGAAATGGAGGTCGAACTCGAAAAGAATCCGCTTTTGCGTCTGGTGTTCCCCCACGTCCAAAGGTTTTTAACCCGCAGTTGCCCGCAGACGCATGTGGCGGAATTTCACTGCCCTTTGTTTTTATTTCATGCCGAAGGAGATCAAGTTGTCCGCATCTCCGAGTCGCGGCAGTTTGTCAGTCTCTTGGACGCGCAAGGAAAAAATGTCACGTTTGAGACGATCCCCGGAGGCGATCATTATTTCCCGATGCTGGATCAAGGAATCCCTCAAGCAATTGAGTGGATGGAGAATTTTGAGTGAACCGGCAATAATTCATGTCACCTTATTGAACACGCTCACGTATCCATCGGCATAAAACATTACGCACTATTTTCGAAAAATGGATCCGCACATCATGACCTCCCCCACCTTCAAACAACTCACCGACTATTTCATCGCCGCTGGAGCGAATGATGTGGCGCATACGAAGAAGTCGTACATCGCCCATGCCATCGGCGTGCACAATGACCTCCGGGCGTGGGGCTGTAGCGATGAATTGTGCCGAGCAGCGATGTTCCATTCGATCTACGGAACCGAGCTTTTTCAAGACTTCACACTTCCCGTGGAAAAACGGGACGAAGTGGCAGAGTTGATCGGCGAGCGGGCGGAACGGTTGGCGTTTTGGAATTGTTTTATGGATCGCTCGACGTTGGATGCTTGCGCCAAACGCGGCACGCCACCGTTCATCATCCGGAATCGCGTCACCGGGGAAGAGGCGGAATTGTCGACCGAGGATTTCGACGATCTGTGCCGGATCCATTTGTGCGATTGGCTGGAGCAGGTCGCCCGGGCCGATCATTGGGATTACCGCCGCGAAGCCTATCGAGATTTCGCCGAGCGGTTGGGCGGTGTGGCGCTAGAGTCGTATGACCGCGTATTTGCTAGCGAACCGAAGGTATAATGGTTCATTATTTACCAGTCCTGGAAGAAGCGGCCGTTTCAGGGGTTGGCGAAATCCGGCGGTTTGCTTAATCTAAACCTTTGTTCCCTCGGTTCTCAGCCCCGGAACAATCTGAACACAAATTGCAATTTTCGCCGCGGAGCCGTCCTATGAGTGTCGAACACGAATTCATCGTCTGTCTGGGCACGATTCGCAGAGGTTTTCAATTTTTCGGGCCGTTCGTCTCAGAGCAGGCCGCCAAGGATTGGGCCGATGTGGCGGTGGAAGCTTCGTATACGATTTCTCCGTTGCTCAAGGATGAACGTGTCGCGGAATGCAACTGTGCCATGTCGCAGGGTGACGGGATTTAATTTCGCCCTGGCAGCCGCCCCCCCTGCCCTGCTTTGAATCGTGGACGATCTGGCAACCAAACCCCAAAAAAGTGACCGCGGATGGCCGGACGGCAGAGTTCTTTGAAATCCGTGTTTCTGCTGAGCGCCGGTTCGTTTGGGCATTTGGTGTTGCAGTTTGTGCTGCTCAAAATCCTAGCGGATCTGTACGGCACGGGGGAACAGAAGGCAGCCTATTCGGCGGCCCGCGCGGTGCCGTTGGTGATCAGCACGATCTTGATTGGCACCCTGAGCTTTGCCTTCGTGCCGATTTTCGTCGAACGCCGCGAACGACTCGGACGCCGCGCCGCCTGGGAAACCGCCGGATCCGTCGTGGGATTGATGCTGCTGGTGACGACCAGTTTTGCCATTCTTGCCAGCCTGGCTGCCCAACCGCTCATAGCGCGGCTCAATCCAAATTTCTCCGGAGAACAGTTGAAGCTGACCGTCGGTCTGTTTCGGATTGTGGTCTGGCTAACGGTCACCAACGGAATGATCGGTGTGCTGCAGGCGCTGCATCAATGTCACCACCGTTTTCTATTGCCGGCACTGAGCCCGATTCTGGGAAGCGGCATCGCCGTGCTATCGACGTGGCTGCTTCACGAAAAATTGGGGATCGCCGCCACCGCCTACGGCGTGCTGATCGGCGCCATCCTTGGGGCCGCAATCCAGTTACCGTTATTCCTACGGCATGCCCGTATACGAATCGGAGGCGATGCGGGGTTATCACGAATCCTCCACATGATGGCGCCCCTGGTCGCAGGAGCGGCTTACTACAAACTCGATCCGTTGGTCGACCGCTATTTGCTGCAGCCGACCAGCATTCCGCTGTTGGACTATTCTTGGGCCATCACCAGCGCGATGCTGATTCTCACATCCAGCGGCCTATCGGTGGTGGTCTTTCCTGTGATTGCCCAACATTCGTCGTCCGGAAATCGAGCAGGCCTCAAGGATGAGTTGGCGTATGCAATGCGGTTTTTGGCGTTTGTGCTCACACCGGTCGTGGTCGGTCTGTTGTTTTTCAGCACACCGGTCATCAAGGATTTATTCCAAGGAGGTGAGTTTACGCCAGCCGATACCGAAATGGTTTCGCAGCTAGTAAAAATCTACACATTGGTCATGATCGCGGGGAGTTTCGGCGAGATGCTATCTCGCGTGTTTTATGTGCTCAACGACACATGGACACCGGTACGGATTTCGGTCGTCGGCTTCACGCTGGGCGCAATCGCTAAATACTTAGTCGCTCCGCAGTGGGGAGTCATCGGCGTGGTTTCGGCAACATCGACCTATTATCTATTCAACGCAGCCAGCATGTTGTGGCTATTGCGCAAGCGGATTCAAGGCGTTGGGTTTGGCGGAGTGTTGCGCATGGTCCGCGATTCCCTGTTCGGCGCTGCTGTCGCCGCAGCAGTGGCGTACTGTGTTATCCAACTGGGATTTCGATTATCTTCCATCGTAGCCGCTCTCCTGGCAGCCGTTGCCTATGGAGGAGTGATGTACGTTATCCGCAACGAATTTGCAGTCATGTTTGTGTCCTATCTGGCAGGCTTCAGAGATCGCATTCGGCAAAATGGAGACCACAGTGATGCCGACCAGTGAATCAACCAAGTCGAAAGGCGTGGAGTTAGACGTCGACTGGGAACAAACCTGCTGCCCGTTGTGCGGCGCGGACCAACCCCACTTGATGCTGACCGGACCGGATCGCTTGTTGGGCCTGCCAGGTACGTTTCACTTGGTGCAGTGTGGCGTTTGTGGACACGCTTACTTAAATCCACGACCAACGCAAGAAACGATCGGCGCGTATTACCCTCCCGAATATGCGCCTTACCACGCCCCGGATGATGATTCTGCGAAACCGCAAACCACGGCAACCCAACGTGTCGGGCCGCTACGCCGCTGTCTGCGGTGGTTCTTGGATCCACGGGGAGAATACATTCCGCCCCTCACCCAATCCCAGCGTCGGGCGTTGGAAATCGGGTGCGCGGACGGAGGTTTTTTAGAGCGACTAAAAACACAGGGGTGGGAGGTCAGCGGCGTCGAATTTTCACCCGATGCGGTCGCCACCGCGCAGCAACGCGGTTTGAACGTACAACTCGGCACGCTGGAGTCGGCCAATCTTCCCGCAAACCATTTCGACGCTGTCTTTCTGTGGATGGTTTTAGAGCATCTCCACGATCCGCAGGCGACGTTGCGAGAGATTCGCCGCATCCTGAAGCCGGATGGTTGGCTGATGTTCAGTGTTCCCAATTTCGGTGCCTGGGACCGACGTTTTTTTGGTCGGTTTTGGTATGCACTTGATTTGCCGCGCCATCTGCAACATTTCACACCCCGTACCGTAAATCGGTTGCTGAGTGAAACAGGTTTTGAAACCGATCGGATTATTTACCAGCGGACGGCCAACAATCTTGTGGGCAGTCTTGGCTATTGGTGGCGCGACCGTTTTCCCAACTCGCGCTTAGCGGCGACTTTGATTCAACATTGCGCTGCACCGCGAACCGGATTGGTACTGCTCTTAGCGATACCCGCTAAGGTTTGGGCGTGGTTGCGGCAAGGGGGCGGATTGACCGTTGTAGCACGGCCGAAGGCCAATTTCCCCACCTCCAGCGATTCGGCGGAATAGGAACACGATGCGGATATTGTTTCTTACATCCGGCCGCGAAGTCCCCAGCAGTCGCTTCCGCGTTCTGCAATACGTGCCGTATCTTGAGCAGCGGGGGCATCATTGTGTCGTCGCACCGAGCAAGCCTCCCAAATACCGTGGTTGGCCTTGGCTGGGGAATCGACTGAGTGAGTTGCCCCGCGCGGGTGCGCGCACGCTCGACTTATTGCGGGCCGCATGGTCACGGTTTGATGTGGTTGTGGTTGAACGGGAATTGTTTAGCAGCGGAATCACGTTCTTTGAAAAGCAATTCCGCCGCATCGCTCCGACGCTCGTATTGGATGTCGACGACGGCGTTTTCCTGAGTGCTCCGCAGAAGTTCCAAGAATTAGCAACACTTTCCAATACCGTCGTCGCCGGCAATCGTTTGATTGCAGCCTATAGCGAAAAACAGAATCCGCGTACTGTCGTAATTCCCACCTCGTTGGACCTGTCGCGTTATGAATACCAACCGCCGACGCATCGCGTAGATCGCCCCATTGTGCTCGGCTGGACGGGCACGGCGGGGAATTATCCGCAACTTGGTTTGATCACAGATGCGCTGCGGCAATTGCCGGCAGACCGGGACTATGAATTGCGAATCATCGCCGAGCGAGAACCGCCGGCGGAATTGACGTCGCTCGACAATATTAAAGTCCGATTTCAGCCATGGAATGCGGAGCGTGAAATCGAGGACTTGCGAGCATTCGACATCGGCCTGATGCCGCTGCCCGACGATGAATGGGCACGATACAAATGCGGCCTCAAGGTCCTGCAATATTTGGCGCTGGGAATTCCGGCGATTGCTTCTCCGGTGGGAGTGAACAGCGAAATTCTCACGCACGACCAAAACGGTTTGCTGGCGGATTCGACCGCCGCGTGGATCGATGCGATTGAGCGGTTGGCTGACGATATCGATTTACGTCGGAAACTCGCAACCGCGGGACGCACAACCGTAGAAGCAACCTACAGCGTGGAAAAGAACGTGACGCTGTGGGAAGAGGTGCTCAATTCCGCCGCAGCGACATGAGCGGATTCTCCCGCTTTGGAGAGAATCCGCTCGCTGCGTGAATTACGCTTGTTCTTCGGGCATATGCGATTGGTCCAACTCGTTGGCGGGGACCATTTTTTCGTTCTTGCGATCCCAACCCATCATTTGGTTGGTTCGCCACGATTCGTTGGCCATGTTCACAGCCACAACGCCGGCAAGTCCCAACTCGGTCGGGCACTTCAATTCCTCACCATTGCGGAGGTGGTTGTGCAGGTTGTTGTGGTGCAGCACGATATCTTCGCCGCCGGATTTCTTGTGTTGAGCCAAGATCTTTCCATCCTTGTCCTTGGCGACCCAACCGCTGCCGGTGAAGTACAATGTCCCCCGATAGCCGCGGACCAAATGGTCGATGCCAACACGGTTGCTCATGGTTCCTAACACGTACACCGTCATGCCGCGGGGATATTCGCAGATCATTTCGAAGTTGTCCGGCAGATCCCGTCCATCGGGCCATTGCCAAATGCCTCCCATGCCGACAACACGGCGGGGATACAGCAAGTTGCAGGCTTTCATGATCCGCGTGATGCGGTGGATGAACAAGTCGGTGCAAATGCCGCCCGAATACTGCGAATAGTTCCGCCATTCAAAGTAGTGATGCGGATTCCAGTCCAGCTTGGGAGCATGCCCCAGCCAGGCATCCCAATCCAAATCGGCCGGTTGCGGTTTCCCTTCGACCGAAGGACGTTTCCGCCAAGGACCTTGCGTATCGTAGCGGCGGACGTATTCGATTTGCGCCTGCACGACCTGTCCGATGACACCCTCTTCGATTGCCTTCGCCGCCGAGCTGTAACTATCGTCCGACATGCCTTGCACGCCGACCTGGATAGCTTTGCCGGTCTCTTTTTGCTTTTTGATGACTTCCTGTGCTTGTGGAATCGAGTGCGTCATCGGCTTTTCGCAATAGACGTCTTTGCCGGCGTCCATAGCATCGACGGTCATTGTCGAGTGCCAATGTTCGGGGGTGGCAATCGTGACGTAGTCGATTTCCTTGATGTCCAGCACTTTGCGGTAGTCGCTGTAGCTATCGGTATCCAATTGCTTGGCGGCTGCATCGGCGCGGGTCTTCCAGCAGTCGGCAACTCCAAGAAACTCCAAATTGTCCGATTCTTTTAATTTCAAACAGGCCTTCACATGCCCACCGCCCATGCCGCCCACGCCGATAAAACCGACCCGGATGCGGTCGTTGGCGCCCAGGACTTTGCCGTAGCTTTTAGCAGTCATGGCCACTGTTGTGGCGGCAACGCCGCTGGTGGCCAGGAATCGGCGTCGTGAAACGTGTTTGTCGTGTTGATCGGCAGCCATCGAATGGGACTCCTCGCGATTTTATCGCGTGTATTTAGGGCAAAGTTGCATGTTCATACATATTTAACGCGGCTTATATCATAGCAAGCGGCAAAATCGGCGGCAATTGACTTGGGACTTGCCTACGGCCGCCGCAGAAGTCACCATGATCAACGTGCGCGGACGCCTTCGCTGCTATGGTTTTACGTTGAATGAAGGTGATACGTTGAATATTTCCGCGCGCGTCGGGTGCCAACCTGACTGTCGTAGCAAATCACCATTAATACGGTAAATCCATGCAAAAGGCCTCCCCAGATTCGCCACGATTCATGGTGTCAATTTCGGAGTGGCTTTCTGTGGTTGCGTTCCTTTCGACTTTGTTCGCAATCGTTCTTCCAGCTGTCGACGCCGCACGTGACGTTGACCAACTACCACCAGTGCTGCCGCTACTCCACCCATTGTACGAAGACACTCCACCGTGGCCATTCCTGATCGGTACTCCGATCATCGTCACCGCGTCTGTCGCAATGCTTTGTGGTGTCGTTAGGATTTTCCTCCCTAAGACAATTCGCAGGTATTTCGTGTGGAGGAAACCCCCGTAGATTCGGGCAATATCCACGCAAAACTGACCTGCCGACGCGGTTCAAAACGATGCCCGACGTGATTAGTCCGCGTTGGCTGCCACCGCTGGCTCGTTAGGCAGTGTTCAGTGGCACCCAGAGTTTTTGTTTCTTAGGATAGATGAAATAGACGCGTTGAGTTCTTCTTTGAACGCGAGTCCCGCAGTCGTACTGTACTGCATTTCAATCAGGCGGACCTGTCGTTGAAAGCCGACTACGCCGCTGAGGAAAAACACGGCAGGGAGGGTTGTTTTGGGGAACAGTAGAAACATCTTGCTCACCAACGACGATGGAATCTTCGCGCCGGGATTGGCGGCGCTGCGTCAGGCGCTGGAAAATCTCGGAAACGTGCAGGTGGTGGCACCGGCGAGCGAACAGAGCGGCGTCAGCCATTCTATCACCTATCTTGAGCCGTTGATTATCGACGAAGTCTATCACGACGACCAGCTTTTCGGCCGCGCCGTCGGTGGTAGCCCGGCGGATTGTGTGAAGGCGGCGATGTTGGAATTGTGTGATCCCCCGCCCGATTTAGTCGTCAGCGGCATCAATTCCGGATCGAATGCGGGAATCAATGTGCTGTATTCCGGCACGGTCGCGGCTGCGATTGAAGGAGCCTTTTTCGGCGTGACATCGATTGCAGTCTCGCTGTCGACGCATACCCGCCCCGACTACGAAGCGACCGCTGCGTTGGCGACCGATCTCATTGGACAGTTACTCGCCGGTAACCCTTCGCCCGGTTCGCTATGGAATATCAACTTTCCCAAATGCCAAGCAGACTGGCCGTTGGGGGTGAAAGTCGTCCCCATGGGGTTGGAACGCTATCGCGAGATGCTCGAAAAACGGACCGATCCTCGTGGACGGACCTACTATTGGAGCGGTTTGCATCCTGAACAAACCCCGCCTACCGAACTAAACTCCGACGTCGCCGCACTGACGGAAGGCTTCGTGACGATTACTCCATTGAATTTCAATCTCACCTGCACCGACGAAATGCAACGCGTCAGCGACATCGAATGGCAACTGCCGCCCCATTAATTATTGAAAGTTGGCGACGGGTTGGGCTCCCTATTTTAGGGTCCGACGCGCTCGATCTGTCGATTGGGCTTGAATCTTGGGCCTAGGCCGGAGATAAGAAACGTTTGAGGGACGCATCAAATCACCTCCGCCCATTCGATTCGCGCAACGTTATAATCGATTTCTAAGGACCAGTCCGCCATGCGATTTCTGCTCGCCTGTTTGTCGTTATTGGTTTGTCTGGGCTGCGAAGACTCCAAGAAGCCCAAGCGCGAGAGTAATATTAAAAAGCTGACGCAGGAGGTCTTCGACGCACAGGTCGAATTGCAGAACAAAGACATCGTGGAAGTGGAAAATAAAGTCGGGGGCAGCGACCCGATTTCGCAGTCGATGTCAGCCTACACCGCCGTAACCAGCCAAGTGAGTACGATGCAAGCACAACAACGCGTGATTATGTACGAGGTCGAGAATAATCGCTATCCGACCTACGAAGAATTCATGAAACTCGTAAAGGTGGAAGGCATGAAATTCGCCATGCTCCCCCCCTATCAAAAATACGGCTACGATGCGGAAACGGGCCGCGTGATGGTTCTGGAAGACAAAAAAGACAAAGCAGAACGCTACAAAAAAGCGGGCGTCAACGAAGATGGGGAATGGGCAAAGGATTGACGGGACGATGACAATTCGAACACAACTCGACAACAAAGGGCCAAGTATGCGATACGCAATGATAGCGGCGATATTAACCGTCTGTGTGGGCTGTGACGAAATGAAAAAAATGGGCGAAGAAAAACGCCAACCGGCCGCCCCACCCGGCGTTGCTCCCCCGGCTGGCGGTGGGGGGATCATGGGTATGGAGGCTCCCCGAAAAAATGCCGTAGAACGCCGAAAGCCCAATGCGATCGGCGGTTCCGGCCCGGCCCGTAAATCCGATTCAATAATCGGCAAGAAGACCGCCGAAGTCGTCGACATGACGACCATCCGCGACGATCCCAACATCCAACCCGTCTTGGAGCAAAAGCTGAACATCACCGATCCAGTTTCCGGCGTCGCGACGCTTTATTTTCGCATGGCGGGCCAAGCCAGTACGTTTGGAATGCAAGGTGCGATTCGACTTTATCAAGCGCAGCACGAAAAATTCCCCAGCCTGGAGGAATTCAAGAAAATCATGAAGGATCACCGTGTCGAATTCGCCAAACTGCGGCCGTACGAAATGTATGCCTACGATGAAGAAACAGGCGACCTCGCCGTCATGCAGGATCTCAAATTGAAGGCGGAAATCTATGCCAAGCATGGTCTAGACCCGGCCGATGACTAAGCTTGCCGAAATCGCGAGGGAACTGGCGTTCCCTATCAAGTTCGCTCTAGGACCGCTAAACTCTTGGCGAATCAACTGATCACCCGCCCGTTGCAAGTCACTTCGACTTTTGGGGTCGCCACGCGCCCAAAACGCGTATGAACCGACGTTGCAATTGGTGGGAGTCGCCAACAGCGAATGTCGAGTTTGTCCATGAAATCTTTGCCGATTGTTGACCAGCCAGCCCCCCCCCTGCCCCAGGTCGCCGACCCCGAAGGGGAAACGCGCTATTCCAAGGGGACGTACGCGTTTGTCAGCTTAGGCTGTCCTAAAAACCTGATCGACAGCGAACGCATGCTCGGTGCGTTGTCATTGGACGGTTATTCCCTCGTCTCGGAACCGGACGGAGCCGATTTTGTGATCGTGAACACTTGTGGTTTCATCGAAAGCGCGAGAGATGAATCCAAAGGCGTGATCCATGAGATGTTGGATCTCAAACGCCGTGGCGGCACCAAGGGATTGATTGTAGCCGGTTGCCTACCGGAACGTATGGGGGGCAGCCTTCTGGAAGAAATGCCCGAAATTGATCACGTGGTCGGGGTCTTCGGTCGTGAAGAAATCACCCGGGTCGCCGATCGTTTGATTGGCGGAGCACGCGAACAACGTGAGGTCTTCCGCCCCGCCCCGATCCGTGCACTGGACGACCGCTCGCGGCTCCGCATCACACCGTCGCATTTCGCATATCTAAAGATCTCCGAAGGTTGCGACCGGACTTGCACATTTTGCGCAATCCCTAAAATGCGCGGTAAGCATGCCACCAAACCCATGGACTTGGTGATCGCTGAGGCCCAGGAATTGGCCGCCGACGGGGTACGCGAATTGAATATCGTCGCTCAAGATACTACGTACTACGGATTGGATTTGTACGGCGAAGTCCGCCTCACCCAGTTGCTCAAAGAATTGGAGCAAGTCGACGGCATTGACTGGATCCGGCTGATGTATTTGTATCCCATCAACTTCACGGATCAACTGATCGACACCATCGCCGCATCAAACAAGATCATCCCCTACCTCGACATGCCGTTGCAGCACATCAATGATACGATGCTCAAACGCATGCAACGGCGCGTGAACAAGGCAGACAGCGTGGCGCTGGTGAAAAAACTGCGAGAACGGATTCCGAATGTTGTCATGCGGACAACATTCGTCGTTGGCTTCCCGGGCGAAACGGATGCGCAATTCCGCGAACTCAAGGATTTCGTGAGCGACATCAAATTCGAACGCATGGGTGTCTTCACGTATTCGTTAGAGCCGGACACCCCCGCAGTGAAGTTGCCCGACCATCTGCCCGAAAAGGTCAAACAGCAAAGGATGGGTGAATTGATGTCGACGCAACAACAAATTGCCTTTGATTTCAGTGACTCCTTGGTCGGTTATGAATTGGACGTGCTCATCGACGCGCATGTCGAGGACGACACCTGGCTCGGACGCACGTATGCCGATGCTCCGGAAATCGACGGCAATATCTACGTGACG from the Symmachiella macrocystis genome contains:
- the rimO gene encoding 30S ribosomal protein S12 methylthiotransferase RimO yields the protein MKSLPIVDQPAPPLPQVADPEGETRYSKGTYAFVSLGCPKNLIDSERMLGALSLDGYSLVSEPDGADFVIVNTCGFIESARDESKGVIHEMLDLKRRGGTKGLIVAGCLPERMGGSLLEEMPEIDHVVGVFGREEITRVADRLIGGAREQREVFRPAPIRALDDRSRLRITPSHFAYLKISEGCDRTCTFCAIPKMRGKHATKPMDLVIAEAQELAADGVRELNIVAQDTTYYGLDLYGEVRLTQLLKELEQVDGIDWIRLMYLYPINFTDQLIDTIAASNKIIPYLDMPLQHINDTMLKRMQRRVNKADSVALVKKLRERIPNVVMRTTFVVGFPGETDAQFRELKDFVSDIKFERMGVFTYSLEPDTPAVKLPDHLPEKVKQQRMGELMSTQQQIAFDFSDSLVGYELDVLIDAHVEDDTWLGRTYADAPEIDGNIYVTGTDINVGDMVPVEITARHDYDLVGIASELETA